The proteins below are encoded in one region of Rhododendron vialii isolate Sample 1 chromosome 7a, ASM3025357v1:
- the LOC131334000 gene encoding uncharacterized protein LOC131334000 isoform X1, which yields MLYVAGNWPRSVTSQVVYHLQDVSPDSGLKKFSFFIAIVSFFDVLDMSTLTCALFDLFVYIFGLNLIYVWFLLCPVYFSSSTAVLKSACLTQLIKFHLQPTYTRSSYTAGMVCSQCKQNETQKIANLPTSETGMLCYRVLKYDVEIDHSVRNLLYSFGCFILFKLSLAKHFVNLYTVFSLSYVTFAF from the exons ATGCTTTATGTAGCAGGAAATTGGCCTAGGTCAGTGACTAGCCAAGTTGTATACCACCTCCAAGACGTATCTCCTGATAGTGGTCTAAAaaagttttcatttttcattgcaATAGTCTCTTTCTTCGATGTATTGGACATGAGTACACTTACATGTGCCTTATTTGACTTGTTTGTGTACATATTTGGCTTAAATCTCATCTATGTCTGGTTCTTATTATGTcctgtttatttttcttcttctacagCTGTACTTAAGAGCGCTTGCCTCACACAACTCATCAAGTTTCATCTTCAACCCACCTATACTAGAAGCAGCTACACTGCCGGCATG GTGTGTAGTCAATGCAAGCAAaatgaaactcaaaaaattgccAATCTCCCTACATCAGAGACTGGAATGTTATGTTATCGTGTATTGAAGTACGATGTCGAGATCGACCACTCTGTAAGGAATCTTCTCTATTCCTTTggctgttttattttatttaaattatctcTGGCAAAACATTTTGTGAATCTATATACAGTTTTTTCACTGAGCTATGTCACCTTTGCATTTTAA
- the LOC131334000 gene encoding uncharacterized protein LOC131334000 isoform X2 — MLYVAGNWPRSVTSQVVYHLQDVSPDSGLKKFSFFIAIVSFFDVLDMSTLTCALFDLFVYIFGLNLIYVWFLLCPVYFSSSTAVLKSACLTQLIKFHLQPTYTRSSYTAGMVCSQCKQNETQKIANLPTSETGMLCYRVLKYDVEIDHSCCPWNMHICMWDVN; from the exons ATGCTTTATGTAGCAGGAAATTGGCCTAGGTCAGTGACTAGCCAAGTTGTATACCACCTCCAAGACGTATCTCCTGATAGTGGTCTAAAaaagttttcatttttcattgcaATAGTCTCTTTCTTCGATGTATTGGACATGAGTACACTTACATGTGCCTTATTTGACTTGTTTGTGTACATATTTGGCTTAAATCTCATCTATGTCTGGTTCTTATTATGTcctgtttatttttcttcttctacagCTGTACTTAAGAGCGCTTGCCTCACACAACTCATCAAGTTTCATCTTCAACCCACCTATACTAGAAGCAGCTACACTGCCGGCATG GTGTGTAGTCAATGCAAGCAAaatgaaactcaaaaaattgccAATCTCCCTACATCAGAGACTGGAATGTTATGTTATCGTGTATTGAAGTACGATGTCGAGATCGACCACTCT TGCTGCCCTTGGAATATGCATATATGCATGTGGGATGTAAATTGA
- the LOC131334001 gene encoding uncharacterized protein LOC131334001, with product MEYWRSSRSSSSSSSRRVLGVIIIMIVLLESAKQGTSLGPAYACWGGCYNGCIFQNGKYLQNDDQKLPCYWKCLGSCISHSDSDYHYYCQLGCSLKLCTMFSFDGGLMEKCLENCSNKICNTSF from the exons ATGGAGTACTGGAGATCATCGAGAAgtagtagcagcagcagcagcaggagGGTCTTGGGAGTGATCATAATCATGATTGTGCTTTTGGAAAGTGCAAAACAAGGGACATCACTTGGGCCGGCATATGCTTGTTGGGGAGGGTGCTACAATGGGTGTATTTTCCAAAATGGAAAATATCTCCAAAATGATGATCAGAAGTTGCCTTGTTATTGGAAATGCTTGGGGAGTTGCATTTCTCACAGTGATTCAGATTACCACTACTATTGTCAGCTTGGTTGTTCACTCAAATTGTGCACCATGTTTAGCTTTG ATGGAGGATTGATGGAAAAATGCCTGGAGAACTGCTCTAACAAAATCTGCAACACCAGCTTTTAG